One genomic segment of Bombus vancouverensis nearcticus chromosome 11, iyBomVanc1_principal, whole genome shotgun sequence includes these proteins:
- the LOC117154864 gene encoding uncharacterized protein LOC117154864, which produces MSGFEILCGLAALLLAFYYYSTSTFDFWKSRGVQGPKPVFLFGNTIDLMLARISMVAYQQNLYKVYKNEPMVGLYMRRSPVLILKDPELIKDVMIRDFSKFADRGFAVHERTEPLSMHLFNLEPKRWRPLRSKLTPMFTSGKLKDMFGLILECADHFEKYLDKLTAKEEPIDFREVTAKFTTDVIGSCAFGIEMSSLSDEDSEFREIGRQIFALNFENVIRLKLRLYMPKLYDLLGYIVPDKRHAPFFTKLVTDTMKYRKEHNIYRPDFIHMLMELKEHPEKLGDIKLTDSLLTAQAFVFFAAGFETSSSAMSNALYELALNQEIQDKLRQEIREHLAKHNGELQYEHVKDMEYLEKVFKETLRKYPPGSLLPRRSTSAYTFKNTKVSIPKGLMIWIPIYSLHHDADIYPNPDVFNPENFNEDAIEARHPMTYLPFGDGPRNCIGARFAIYQTKVGLITILRNYKVDVCDKTMIPYEFTRTSFLLTPKGGIYLKLTKLETSTMVYYLIIICAVVAVLLVYYYYILVFNFWKKRKISGPKPVFFFGNFIDIMFSGIALPQYIKNLYETYTGRMIGLYMRSTPVLVLKDPELIKDVLIRDFSKFADRGFNVHERVEPLSQHLFNLEAKRWRPLRSKLTVYTSGKLKNMFDLIIECANYFEEYLDKMVAQGEPVDFREITAKFTTDVIGSCAFGINMGALSDEKSEFRKIGKQIFEPSLEAIIRMKFKLMMPKLYDLLGYIVPDRRLTPFLTKVVTDTMKCRKENNVYRPDFIHTLMQLKEDSKKLHDLELTDSFITAQAYVFFAAGFETGSTTMSNALYELALNPKIQENLREEINEHYKKHNGKLNYEHIKDMEYLDKVFKETLRMYPPGTLIPRKSNSEYIFRDPQISIPKGVMIWIPVYAIHRDPEIYPNPDVFNPENFTRDAIDARHPMHYLPFGTGPRNCIGARFAVYQTKVGIITILRKYKVDVCEKTMIPYQFDPNAFLLAPKGGICLKITKI; this is translated from the exons ATGAGTGGCTTTGAAATTTTGTGCGGGTTAGCCGCATTACTTCTGGCTTTCTATTATTATTCCACGTCAACCTTCGATTTTTGGAAGAGTCGTGGAGTTCAAGGACCAAAGCCTGTATTCTTATTTGGAAACACCATAGACCTGATGCTTGCAAGAATATCAATGGTGGCTTACCAGCAGAATCTTTATAAAGTATACAAAAACGAGCCGATGGTTGGGTTGTACATGAGAAGATCACCGGTTCTTATTCTAAAAGATCCGGAACTGATAAAAGATGTCATGATTAGAGATTTCTCGAAATTCGCCGATCGAGGATTTGCTGTTCATGAAAGG ACAGAACCATTGTCTATGCATCTCTTCAATTTGGAACCAAAAAGATGGCGTCCGTTAAGATCGAAGCTCACTCCAATGTTCACATCCGGCAAACTGAAAGACATGTTTGGTCTCATCCTCGAATGTGCAGACCATTTCGAAAAATACTTGGATAAACTGACCGCGAAGGAAGAGCCCATAGATTTTCGCGAGGTTACAGCGAAATTCACGACCGACGTGATTGGTTCCTGCGCCTTTGGAATCGAGATGAGCTCGTTATCGGACGAAGACAGTGAGTTTCGTGAAATCGGCAGACAAATCTTCGCCTTGAACTTcgagaacgtaatacggttaaAACTCAGACTGTACATGCCGAAACTGTACGATTTGTTGGGTTACATCGTACCCGACAAAAGACATGCTCCGTTTTTTACCAAGCTCGTGACAGACACTATGAAGTACAGGAAAGAGCATAACATATACAGGCCTGACTTTATACATATGCTTATGGAATTGAAAGAACATCCAGAGAAATTGGGCGACATTA AATTAACGGATAGCTTATTAACTGCGCAAGCTTTCGTTTTCTTTGCTGCCGGCTTTGAAACTTCGTCGTCGGCAATGAGCAACGCTCTTTACGAACTCGCCCTAAATCAAGAAATTCAAGACAAATTACGTCAAGAGATCAGGGAACACCTTGCGAAACATAACGGAGAGTTGCAATACGAACATGTTAAAGACATGGAATACTTGGAGAAAGTGTTTAAAG AGACATTAAGGAAGTATCCACCAGGATCTCTATTGCCAAGAAGATCTACTTCCGCCTATACTTTCAAGAACACAAAAGTCAGTATACCGAAGGGTTTAATGATATGGATTCCCATATACTCGTTGCATCATGATGCTGACATTTATCCAAATCCTGACGTGTTCAATCCAGAGAACTTCAACGAAGACGCCATTGAGGCTCGTCATCCGATGACCTATTTACCATTTGGCGATGGACCAAGAAATTGCATTG GTGCACGTTTCGCTATTTATCAAACCAAAGTGGGTCTAATCACGATTCTTCGTAATTATAAAGTGGACGTTTGTGACAAAACCATGATTCCATACGAGTTTACTAGGACGTCGTTTCTACTGACGCCGAAGGGGGGCATATATTTGAAGTTAACGAAACTAGAAACA AGTACCATGGTatattatttgataataatatgCGCTGTCGTTGCAGTACTtctagtttattattattatatattagtatttAATTTCTGGAAGAAGCGCAAAATCTCGGGACCAAAACCAGTATTCTTCTTTGGAAACTTTATAGACATCATGTTTTCAGGAATAGCTTTGCCACAATATATTAAAAACCTTTACGAAACCTATACAGGTAGAATGATTGGGTTATACATGAGATCGACGCCCGTACTAGTTTTAAAAGATCCGGAGTTAATCAAGGATGTTCTCATCAGAGACTTTTCGAAATTCGCTGATCGCGGATTTAATGTCCATGAAAGA GTCGAACCATTATCGCAGCATCTGTTCAACTTGGAAGCAAAACGATGGCGTCCATTGAGATCGAAGCTCACTGTGTACACATCTggcaaattgaaaaatatgttcGATCTGATCATCGAATGCGCAAACTATTTCGAAGAATATCTGGATAAAATGGTTGCGCAGGGAGAACCTGTCGATTTTCGTGAGATAACAGCAAAATTTACAACGGACGTGATAGGATCATGTGCCTTTGGGATCAACATGGGTGCACTGTCAGACGAAAAGAGCGAATTTCGTAAAATCGGTAAACAAATTTTTGAACCATCTTTGGAGGCGATAATACGAATGAAATTCAAACTGATGATGCCGAAACTGTACGATTTGTTGGGTTACATTGTGCCGGACAGAAGACTTACTCCGTTTCTAACCAAGGTCGTCACAGATACTATGAAATGCAGAAAAGAGAACAACGTGTATAGACCTGACTTTATACATACGCTAATGCAACTTAAGGAAGACTCAAAAAAGTTACACGATCTTG AATTAACAGACTCTTTCATAACCGCACAAGCTTACGTTTTCTTTGCTGCTGGTTTTGAAACTGGCTCGACGACAATGAGCAACGCACTTTACGAACTCGCGCTGAATCCCAAAATTCAAGAGAACTTACGCGAAGAAATCAACGAACACTATAAGAAACACAACGGAAAGTTAAATTACGAGCATATTAAAGATATGGAATACTTGGACAAAGTATTTAAAG AAACATTAAGGATGTATCCACCAGGAACTCTGATACCAAGAAAATCAAATTCTGAATATATCTTCCGAGATCCACAAATCAGTATACCGAAGGGTGTGATGATTTGGATTCCCGTATACGCGATTCATCGTGATCCCGAAATTTATCCGAATCCTGATGTTTTTAATCCCGAAAATTTCACTCGAGATGCCATTGATGCTCGACATCCGATGCATTATTTACCATTCGGCACTGGACCAAGAAATTGTATTG GTGCACGTTTTGCTGTTTATCAAACCAAAGTGGGTATAATCACAATTCTTCGCAAGTATAAAGTGGACGTTTGCGAGAAAACTATGATCCCTTATCAATTTGACCCAAATGCATTTCTGCTAGCTCCAAAAGGAGGGATCTGTTTGAagataacaaaaatataa